The Streptomyces sp. NBC_01142 genomic interval GCCGCGGTCCATGGCCAGGCAGGACCTGGTCACCCTGACCGGCCAGCTGTGCACACCGAAGGACGTCCTCGCCCGCCGGGTCCCGGCGGCGGGGCTGAGGGCGGGAGACCGTGTGGTGTTCGCGCTGGCCGGGGCGTACGCGTGGAACATCTCTCACCACGACTTCCTGATGCACCCCCGGCCGGGCTTCCACTTTCTCGACTCCTCCCTGCCGGCCGGGCCGTTCAATGGTGATCAGCAGCCGTCGAACGAGGACTAGAAGTGTCCTGAAGATCTTGAAGTCGCGCCTGGCTTGCCCACATTCATGGCGATTGACATTTACCGGCAATCCGGGGTGAGTCGGGCGGTCAGAGCAAGATCTTCATCGGTCTTCTAGTGGCGCTGGGCTTCCCGCGGGGGAGGGGCGGTGAGTGAGCTGCCGGCCTGGTATGCCGTCCCCGCGGGGGCTTGGCGGACTGCGTCGCCGCCCGGGCGATCCTGCGGCTGGTGTGTGCCGTGGACGATCAGTGCCCAGGTCAGGCAGGCGAACGCCGCGGTGTGGAGGAGAGCGCGGACGACGTTCCAGGTGACCCACTTGGCCTCGAACTGGGCCCGGACCACGCCTAGTTCATTGATCCGGTCGGGGTCGCCGGCCTGGGCGAGCTGGTCGTTGAGTGGGACGTTGACGCCGCTGGTGACCGCGAGGGCCACCACGTACAGGACCAGCGCGGCGATCAGCCACGGCAGTGCGGGGCGGCTGTGGCCCCGCCAGGCCAGGACCACGGCGAGGCCGACGAGCGGGATCGCGCCCATGAAGGGGAGCATGAACACCGGGTTGAGGATGGCCTTGTTGATGCCCTGCATGGCGTCGACGAGCGTGTGGTCGGAGGAGCGGGCGAGGCCGGGCATGACCGCGTAGGCGAAGGCCGCGAACAGGCCGGCCATCAACCCGGTGGAGAGGGTGGCGGCGAGCAGCGTGGCGGTCTGCAGGTGTCTCATTCCGCGCTCCCGGGGGCGGTGGCGGCGGCCGTCCAGACGCCGGTGGCGGCCGTCTCGTGGGCGTAGGCGGTGAAGTCCCGGGCCGGGCGGCCGAGGACCTGCTGGACGCCGTCGCCCAGGTAGGCGTTCCGGCCGTCGAGGACCGTGGTGAAGAGGTAGGTGATCAGGCCGGTGACCTCGTCCGGGACACCCTCGGCGGCCAGCGCGGCGGCGTAGGCGTCGGCCGGCACGGAGACGAAGGGGATGGTCCGGCCGGTCGCGTCGGCGATGGCGGAGACGGCGTCGGCGAAGGTGAGCAGGCGCGGTCCGGTGACGTCGTACGTCCGGCCGGTGTGCCCCTGCCCGGTGAGGACGGCCGCGGCGACCTCGGCGATGTCGCCTGCGTCCACGAAGGGCTCGCCCACCTCGAAGGCGGGCAGCGCCACCTCACCGGCCCGCACGGGCTCCAGCAGGTAGTCCTCGCTGAAGTTCTGGGCGAACCAACTGGCCCGCAGCACCGTCCAGTCCGCCCCCGAGGCGGCCACGGCCTTCTCGCAGTCCTCCGCCTCCGGCTCGCCGCGGCCGGAGAGCAGCACCAGGCGCCGCGCGCCCGACGCCACGGCCGTCTCGGCGAAGGCGCCGATCTCCTCCGGCGCTCCGGGAGCGGCCAGATCCGGGTAGTACGAGATGTACACCGCGCTCACCCCCGCCAGCGCGGGCGCCCAGGTCGCCCGGTCCGTCCAGTCGAACGGCACGCCGCCCGACCGGGAGCCGATCCGTACCGGCAGATCGCGTCCGGTCAGCAGCCGTGCGACGCGGCTGCCGGTCTTGCCGGTGCCGCCCAGGACGAGGGTCAGGTCATCACGGGTCATGGTGGTTGTCCTCCGCGTTCTCGGTGGTGGCGGCCGTGTCGTCCGGCCACATCCCTATCGTCGGGTGGCGGGGGATCGGCAACAACGAGCAAGCGTGCAAGGATCGTTGACCTACAGGTTCACGAACAGAGCCGGCGGCCGGACGGGTGGACACGGGCCCGGCGGACAGCGAACCGCGGACACCGGCCCGACGGACGAGGTGGTCATGGAACGGCGTGACATCGAGATCTTCCTGACCCTCGCCGAGGAACTGCACTTCGGCCGCAGCGCCGAGCGGCTGCACGTCTCCGTCGCCATGGTCAGCAAGGCGGTCAAGAAGCTGGAGCGCGCCGTCGGGGCCCCGCTGTTCGACCGCACCAGCCGCCGGGTGACCCTGACGCCCATCGGACAGCGCCTCGACGACGACATACGCCCCGCCCACCAGCAGATCCTCGAAGGCTTCGCGCGGGCGGTCGCCGCGGGCTCGGGACTCGACGGCGAGCTGCGCGTCGGTTTCCTCGGCACCGCGGTCGCCCAGTTCGTCCTGCAGGTCGCCGAGGCGTTCCAGGCCACCCACCCGGCCTGCCGGGTCGAGCTCATCGAGAGCCGTTACGCCGACGGCACCGCACTCCTGCACGGCGACACGGTCGACGTCCTGCTGATCGCCGCACCGGGCTTCGATCCCGACCTCGTCGAGAGCCCCGTGCTCTTCCGCGAGCCCCCGGTCCTCGCGGTCTCCGCCCGCCACCCCTTCGCCCGCCGCGCCTCCGTCTGCCTGGAGGACCTCGCCCGCGACAAGGTGCTGCGCCCGCGCGGCATCCCCGCCGAGATCGACGCCCTCTCCGTGCCCAGCCACACCCCCGCCGGCCGGCCCATCGAGCGCGGTACGGACTTCGCGACCGTCCAGGAGATGTTCGCCCTGGTGGGCGCGGGCCGCGGCATCTTCCCCGTCCCCACCCACGCGGCCCGCTACGACGCGCGGCCCGACGTGGTCTACGTCCCCCTCAGCGACGGCCTCCCCTACGCATGGCGCCTGATCTGGCGGGCCGCCGCCGAGACCAGCCGGACCCGCGCCTTCTGCCTGGCCGCCCGCGTGTTCGTCGAGGCCCACGGGAACCCGCTCTTGGCCGCGTGACGGACGGGCGGCCGTGAGGGTCCAGGCGTACGGGGGCCGAGTAGGAACGGACCAGGAAACCGGTGTTGCTGTCAGAAGTTTTGACAGGCCGTGATTCGGGCCGTCAGGGTGTGCGGGTGAGCGATGACCCGACGATCGGTTTCCTGAAGGCGGATGTGGCGCGGTTCTGCGCCGGTCTGGATGAGGTGGCTCCCGCGATCCGGTTGCGGCTGGTCGTCCAGTTGCGGCAGGCGTTGGGAGAGGTGACGGACGCGGCGCTGGACGGCGGGATGGCCGCGGCGAAGGCGGAGGGCTGGGGGCTGCGGCAGATCGGTGCTCAGGCGGGTCTGTCGCACGAGAAGGTCCGCTACCGGCTCGCCCGGGTGTCGGACGAGCCGCCTGGGCCTGCCTAAGTACTACAGATCTAGCGATGTGGTACTAGTTGCCGATGTCCGTGCGTCGCGTCGTGCCCGACATCCGGTCCGAGGCCATGGAGGAGAGCCGGGACTTCTACGGACTCATCGGGCTGGAGGAGGTCATGAACCACGGCTGGGTCATGACGCTCGCCTCCCGGTCCAACCCCACCGCGCAGGTCACCCTCAACACCCATGACGCGACCGCGTCGGTGGAGCCCGACATGAGCATCGAGGTGGACGACGTCGACGGGGTGTACGCGGCCATGCTCGAGCGGGGCGCGGAGATCGTGCACGCGCTGCGGGACGAGGAGTGGGGCGTACGCCGGTTCTTCGTACGCGACCCCAACGGCCGGGTGGTCAACGTCGTCACCCATCGCACATGACACCCGCGCGCTTCTCCCGGTGACAGGGACCGGCCGCCGGGACCGGCCGCCGGGCGTGGGCGTGTCCGCGGCCGCATGCCCCTTGCGCCCGGCGTTCGGACTGCTGCGGAGCAGGCGTGAGAGGTGGGCCGGACTCAGCAACTGCCGCAACTGCCCCTGCGCAGCCCCCTCGTGGAGGCTCTCGGCGCCGGGTTCACCTGGCCGGTCGGGCCGCCTGCCGGTCAGGACCTATGGTTGCCCATTCAACTAATGTCTCGGCGTGGGGGCTGACGGCTCATGCCCGTACAGGAATAGGTTGAGCGGCATGAGCAATCTGGATCGTCAGGCCGCCCTCTCCGTCTGCGGCGGTCGTGGCTTCGTTGTCGCCGAGCCCGTCCGCGAACTCCTCAGCCCCCGCAGGGTCCAGCTCGGCGAGTCCACCGAAGTCCGCCGACTGCTGCCCAACCTCGGCCGCCGGATGGTGGGAGCCTGGGCCTTCGTCGATCACTACGGTCCCGACGACATCGCCGACGAGCCCGGCATGCAGGTCCCGCCCCACCCGCACATGGGTCTCCAGACCGTCAGCTGGCTCCACGAGGGCGAGGTACTGCACCGCGACAGCACCGGCAGCCTGGCCACCGTCCGCCCGCGCGAACTCGGTCTGATGACCTCCGGCCGGGCGATCAGCCACTCCGAGGAGAGCCCCACGTCGCACGCGCGGTTTCTGCACGGGGCCCAGCTCTGGATCGCGCTCCCGAACACCGAGCGGAACGTCGAGCCGCACTTCCAGCACCACACCGGCCTGCCGACCGTCACCGCGCCGGGCCTGACGGCGACCGTCATCCTCGGCGCACTCGACGGCGCGGCCTCGCCCGGCACGACGTACTCCCCGCTCGTCGGCGCCGACCTGGCACTCGCCGGGGGCACCACGACGAGCCTGCCGGTCGACCCCGACTTCGAGTACGCCGTGCTCTCCATGTCCGGCGAGGCCCATGTCGACGGCGTGCCCGTACTGCCCGGCTCGATGCTCTACCTCGGCTGCGGCCGCACCGAACTCCCGCTGCGCGCCGAATCCGACGCCGGTCTGATGCTCCTGGGCGGCGAGCCGTTCGAGGAAGAGATCGTCATGTGGTGGAACTTCATCGGACGTTCCCACGAGGAGATCGAGGCAGCGAGGACGGACTGGATGTCCGGCTCACGCTTCGGGGAGGTGAAGGGCTACGACGGTGGCCCGCTGTCGGCCCCCGAGCTTCCGCCAGTGGCGTTGAAACCGCGCGGACGAGTGCGCTGACCTGGTGTTTGTCGGTCCGTTATGCGTGTCGGTCCAGTTCTGGGGAGGTGAGGGTCCCACGCCGCCTGCCTCAGTGCGGCCGGCGTCGACGGTGCGCACCGGCATCCGGCGGCTCACCCGCCGGGCCGTACGCGAGAACGCGCGCGGGTTGCCGAACGACGTGCGTGCACCGGCCGGGTGGCGGGCTCGTCGGCGGTCATCTCGGCTCCCTCGTCCCCCCATTGACGCTGTCAGCATCCGCCGGGCCGAGCCCGCGCCCCAGGGGCCGCCAGGGCAAGGACGGGGCCGACCGGCCCTGATGGCGAAGGCCTCGGTGAGCACGTCGTGCGGCTGCGCGGCGGACGGAATCCGGACCGGCTCGGCATGGGCCGAATGTCCCCGGCCGGGGCCGGTTCGCCCCTCCCCGGCCGCCCGCTGCCGTGGAAGCGTCCGAAGCGACGCTCCAGAGCGGGGGGTGTCCGGAAGGCGGTGACCCCGTGGACAGGCCGTTGTGCGTAGGAGCAGACGGCTCGGAGCCGAGCCCGCAATGCGGCCCGGTCCACCACGCCGCGCTGCACCACGCGGCCTGCCCGGTGGCCGTCGTTCCGCACGACTGACCGCAGCCGCGGCCCGGCTCACGCCGTTACTCCGCCGCACAGGGAGACTCACCATGGAACGCCACATCACCGCAGGCATCGACGGATCGAGCGAGAGCCTCGACGCCGCCGACTGGGCGGCCCGGGAAGCCCTCAGCCGCGGCCTTCCGCTCCACCTGGCCCACGCCGTCGACGAACCCGCGTCGCGAACCCGCCTCCCGGAACTCGACACCCCCGCCGAGCGCGAGCGCACGGCCCTGGACCGCGCCGCGCTGCGGCTGTCCTACGGCCACCCGACGCTGAGGATCCGTTCCAGCCGCGTCCCGGGCCCGCCGGTCCCAGCGCTGCTGGCCGCCGCGGAGTCCGCCGAGACCCTGGTACTCGGCTCGCGCGGCTACACCGGCTTCGCCGCCTTCATGGTCGGCTCCGTCGCCTTGGCGGTCACGGCCGGTGCTTCACGACCGGTCGTGCTCGTACGCGCGGGGGAGCGGCCCGCGGACGAACACGAGGACTCGACGTCCAGTCCTTACCTCCCGGTCGTCCTCGGCCTCGACCTGGAGCATGCGTGCGACGAGGTACTGGAGTACGCCTTCGACGCCGCGGCCGTCCGCCATGCGCCTCTCCACGTCGTGCACACCTGGATGGTGCCGCTGATGCCGTCGGCATCAGCCGACGACCCCGCGGAGGAGAAGGCCCGCGCTCTGTCCGCGACGCTGGCCCCGTGGCGCCACAAGTACCCCGAAATCCCGGTGCGGGAGCAGCTGTTCCACGGCCGGGCAGGTCACCATCTGCTGATGGCCTCCACCAAGGCGAGCCTGATGGTCATCGGCCGCCGCACCACACCGGGCGGGCATCTGGGGGTCACCACGCACTCGGTGGTCCACCATGTGCTGTGTCCGTTGGCGGTGGTACCGCATGCCTGATGGACGCAGTCGCCAACCCCGGCCGTGTGCCGCCGGGACCGGCCTCAGGAAGCGCCGGGACCGGTCTCAGGATGCACAGCCTCTGAGGACGCCGACGCTGCGGTGCTCGCCGGTGGACCGGTCGGTCACGTCGCATGTCACGCCGACCACGCCCTCGACCGCATGCGCGAGGCGGGCCGCCACCGGAATGAGTGCGCTGTCCCGGACGGCCGCCGCCGAGCGCGACCACTCCCTGAAATCCTTGGCACTCACCGAACCGGCCTTCGCCGTGTCGCGGAGCCGCTGCATCTGCTCGGTCGTCCCCGGACCGTCTTCGTGGAACTCCTCCTTGTGCAGCAGATCCGCCTCGGAGACCACCCCGACCACGCCTCGGAGACCACCCCGACCACATGGCACTCGCCTTCCGGGACCGGAACGGCCGTGACTTTCCACTGCCTCATGACGGCGACGATCTCCTTGAACTGAGCGTCGGGCGCGACAGCCACGAGGGTCGTGGTCACGACGCCGTGCACGGTGTACGGGCTGCCGGCCATGACGGGATCCTCATCCGACGTGGGCCGGAGCGGTATCTCAGCCTCAGCGTGGGACGGCCGTCGCGCTGCCGGACAGTGCCGACCGGGTGCCGCGGCGGCCGCACCGGCTCCCGTCGCGCACGGGCCGACAAGTCCCGCCGTGGGACCGCCCGGCCCAAGCGCCGCCGCCCTGCCCCGGGACACGCTGGAGGTGACCACCGGCAACCCAGGAAGCCCCAGGAGGAAGGACGACGTCATGAAGGCATTCGTCTTCGAGGGTCCGGGACAGACATCCTGGCGGGACGTACCGGATCCAGGTATCAAGGACGCCGCGGACGCGGTCATCCGCGTCGATGCGGTCACCATCTGCGGCACCGATCTGCACATCATCAAGGGAGACGTGCCCGAGGTGACCTCGGGAAGGATTTTGGGGCACGAGGCAGTCGGCGAGGTCATGGAAGTCGGGAGCGACGTCCGCTCCGTACGCCCCGGCGACCGAGTCCTGGTGTCCTGCATAGCGTCCTGCGGACGCTGCCGCTTCTGCCGGGAGAACCGGTACGGGCAGTGCCGGGGCGGCGGTGGCTGGGTGCTGGGCCATCTGATCGACGGCACCCAGGCCGAGTACGTCCGTGTGCCGTTCGCCGACCTGTCCGTACATCTGCTGCCCAGCGCCGTGGACAGCTACGACGCGGTGCTGCTTGCCGATATCTTCCCCACCGCCTACGAAGTGGGCGTACTCAACGGCCACGTGTGTCCCGGCGACACTGTCGTGGTGGTGGGCGTAGGTCCGATCGGGCTCGCCACGATCGCGACCGCCGAGCTGTACACGCCCGGGCGGGTCATCGCGGTCGACCTGGCCGACTCGCGGCTGGCCGCCGCCCGCGCCATGGGTGCCGACGCGACGGTCAACGCGGCCGAAGGCCCCGAGAAGCTGGTCGAAGACCTCACCGAGGGCCTCGGTGCCGACGTGGTGGTCGAAGCCGTCGGCGTGCCGGAGGCGTTCGAGATGTGCACCCGCATGGTGCGCCCGGGAGGACACGTCGCCAATGTCGGCGTTCACGGCAAACCCGCGGCCCTCCACCTCGAAGACCTGTGGATCAAGGATGTGACCATCACGACGGGCCTGGTCGACACGTACTCCACCCCGCTGTTGCTGCGCATGATGGCGGCCGACAGGCTGCCCGCCATCGCGCTCGTGACGCACCGCTTCGAGCTGGAGCAGATGGAGGAGGCGTACGACGTCTTCTCCCGTGCCGCCGACACCGGCGCGCTCAAGGTGGTGCTCGGAGAGGCCCAGCACACCACTGTGGTGCGCGCGTAGCGCCACCCGGGTCAGCGGCCGCCGGGCAAGCGCCGCAGTGACGGTTCGCGACACGAGCACCTCAGTTTCGCGACACGAGCACTCGATTAGGCACGAGCACCTCAGTCAGGCAGGAGCCGTCCTGAGGAGGAGGCACAGATCTGTGCAGGCCCGTCACACGATGTCGAGTATGTCGTTCACCGGTCGCCGCGGGGTCGCCGCGGGGTCGCCGCGGGGTCGCCGGGCCGGTCGGACCGTACCCGAGACGGATCACCATCTGTACGTGTGACATGGCCGATTCCGGATCCCGTACCGCCCACCGAAGCTCGGGCCATTCCAGAGCATGCGAGGTCATCGACGTGACCAGTCCGTCCAATGTCGCCTGCAACAGCACTCGTTCCATCGCCTGCCCGGCCAGCAGCCAGTCCGCCGGACGGTCGGAGGCCGTGCCCAGCAGCGCGATCCGTGGCCGCTTCTCGAACGTCGCCGAGTCACGGCCGGGTATGGGACGTCGCCCGGCGAAGTCCCGTACCGGAGCGGTGACATCGCGCTGACGAGGACCGAAGGCGTACGCGGGAATCCCCTCCACACGCGTGGCGTCGTCCTCCGCGCCCGTGCCCGTCCAACGGGCCGTCTCCTCTCCCCGGCCCGGATCCAGCACCTCGCGGCCCTCGGCGTCGTGGATCAGGTCCAGCACTGCCTGGACATGCCACTCGTCGGGCACATACAGCCGAACTCCTTCGAGTGTCGCGGCACCGCGCAGCTCGTCGAGAATCTCCGTCGGGATCTCCTCGTCGGTGAAGGGGAAGCGGCTGGTGTGCCGACGGCGGATCGCGGGGTGGAGGACGGCGAGTTCGTCGTCCGGGCTCGCGGGGCGGCCGAGGGCGACCTCGGCGAGCAGCCACGGGTCGGCCGGGTCGGGCAGCAGCGTGGTGAGCGGCTCCCAGCCCGCGTGTCGGGCGGCCACGCGGAGGTTGAACAGCGCGGCGCCGCAGCCCAGGTGCAGGGCGCGGTTGTCCGGGTCGGCCTTCGGCATGGTGCGCTCCGGGTCGGCACGGACCTGGAGCGAACCGTTCTCGCGCAGGAAGCGGAACCTCCATGGCTGGGCGTTGTGCATGGACGGGGCCGACGCGGCGTCCTCGACGAGGGCTGCCACGGAGGTCGCGTCGAGTGAGGGTGCGGACACTGGAGCCTCCTGGCGGTGAGCGGTCGCGCGCGACGGCAGCGCCCTTCCAGGGTCGCCGCGCGGCAGTCCGCGGCAGGAGGGGCCAAGGGGCCCTGCGTGGGACCGAACGGCACTGGCTCCCTGTTTCGGCCGTATCCGAAAGGTTGTTTCCGGTCACAAGCCGTAATGACTTCTGGTCAGGACGGCGGGCCGGGGGGCTCCCCGGGCGATACCGTGAAGGTGCAGGTGGCGTGCCGTGTTCGCTCGACCTTGGCGGAGGGCTCATGGGCGGGGAAGACCGGGGCGACGGGGGCCGAGTCCCGCGGCTGCGGTTCGACGAGCTGCTGGAGGAGCTCCACGCTCGTATCGACGAGGTGCGGGGGGCCAGGGACCGGCTGAACGGTCTGCTGGAGGCAGTGCTCTCCGTGGGCCAGGGGCTCGATCTGCCGCAGGTGTTGCGCGAGATCGTGGAGGCCGCCGTCGTCCTGGTGGACGCCGGCTACGGTGCTCTCGGCGTCATCGAGGGCGGCAAGAAGCTTTCCCAGTTCCTGCCGGTGGGCATCAGCGACGAGCTGCGCGCACAGATCGGCGACCTGCCGTCCGGGCACGGCCTGCTCGGCGAGCTGATCCGGCATCCCGAACCGCTGCGTCTTGGCGAGCTGTCCGAGCATCCGGCCTCGTCCGGCTTTCCGGCGCACCATCCGCCGATGCACTCCTTCCTCGGAGTACCCATCCGCGTCCGCGACGAGGTGTTCGGCAATCTCTATCTGACGGAGAAGCGCGGCGGGGCCGAGTTCGACGCCGAGGACGAAGCGGTGCTCTCGACGCTGGCCGTCGCCGCCGGAATTGCCATCGAGAACGCCCGGCTCTTCGAGGAGGTCCGGCTCAGAGAGCGCTGGCTGGCGGCGAGCGCGGAGTTCACCAGTGCGTTGCTGTCCGGATCGTCCGAGATCCAGGTGCTCGAGGTGATGACCGAGCGGGCCCGTCAGATCACCTCGGCCGAGCTCGGGGCGGTGTATCTGCTGGGCCGGGGCGGCGAGCTGCGCGGGGCGCTCGCGCTCGGCGAAGGTGCCGATGCGCACCGGGGGGTGGTCCTGCCCGGCGAAGGAACGCTGGCCGCCGCCGCGCTCGTCGAAGGGGGCCTGATCACCGCGGTGGATGTGGCCGCCGACGAGCGCGTGACTGTCGAGCGGGGCTGCTGGGACGGTTTCGGTCCCGTC includes:
- a CDS encoding DUF1772 domain-containing protein, translating into MRHLQTATLLAATLSTGLMAGLFAAFAYAVMPGLARSSDHTLVDAMQGINKAILNPVFMLPFMGAIPLVGLAVVLAWRGHSRPALPWLIAALVLYVVALAVTSGVNVPLNDQLAQAGDPDRINELGVVRAQFEAKWVTWNVVRALLHTAAFACLTWALIVHGTHQPQDRPGGDAVRQAPAGTAYQAGSSLTAPPPREAQRH
- a CDS encoding NAD(P)H-binding protein is translated as MTRDDLTLVLGGTGKTGSRVARLLTGRDLPVRIGSRSGGVPFDWTDRATWAPALAGVSAVYISYYPDLAAPGAPEEIGAFAETAVASGARRLVLLSGRGEPEAEDCEKAVAASGADWTVLRASWFAQNFSEDYLLEPVRAGEVALPAFEVGEPFVDAGDIAEVAAAVLTGQGHTGRTYDVTGPRLLTFADAVSAIADATGRTIPFVSVPADAYAAALAAEGVPDEVTGLITYLFTTVLDGRNAYLGDGVQQVLGRPARDFTAYAHETAATGVWTAAATAPGSAE
- a CDS encoding LysR family transcriptional regulator encodes the protein MERRDIEIFLTLAEELHFGRSAERLHVSVAMVSKAVKKLERAVGAPLFDRTSRRVTLTPIGQRLDDDIRPAHQQILEGFARAVAAGSGLDGELRVGFLGTAVAQFVLQVAEAFQATHPACRVELIESRYADGTALLHGDTVDVLLIAAPGFDPDLVESPVLFREPPVLAVSARHPFARRASVCLEDLARDKVLRPRGIPAEIDALSVPSHTPAGRPIERGTDFATVQEMFALVGAGRGIFPVPTHAARYDARPDVVYVPLSDGLPYAWRLIWRAAAETSRTRAFCLAARVFVEAHGNPLLAA
- a CDS encoding VOC family protein, which encodes MSVRRVVPDIRSEAMEESRDFYGLIGLEEVMNHGWVMTLASRSNPTAQVTLNTHDATASVEPDMSIEVDDVDGVYAAMLERGAEIVHALRDEEWGVRRFFVRDPNGRVVNVVTHRT
- a CDS encoding pirin family protein: MSNLDRQAALSVCGGRGFVVAEPVRELLSPRRVQLGESTEVRRLLPNLGRRMVGAWAFVDHYGPDDIADEPGMQVPPHPHMGLQTVSWLHEGEVLHRDSTGSLATVRPRELGLMTSGRAISHSEESPTSHARFLHGAQLWIALPNTERNVEPHFQHHTGLPTVTAPGLTATVILGALDGAASPGTTYSPLVGADLALAGGTTTSLPVDPDFEYAVLSMSGEAHVDGVPVLPGSMLYLGCGRTELPLRAESDAGLMLLGGEPFEEEIVMWWNFIGRSHEEIEAARTDWMSGSRFGEVKGYDGGPLSAPELPPVALKPRGRVR
- a CDS encoding universal stress protein — translated: MERHITAGIDGSSESLDAADWAAREALSRGLPLHLAHAVDEPASRTRLPELDTPAERERTALDRAALRLSYGHPTLRIRSSRVPGPPVPALLAAAESAETLVLGSRGYTGFAAFMVGSVALAVTAGASRPVVLVRAGERPADEHEDSTSSPYLPVVLGLDLEHACDEVLEYAFDAAAVRHAPLHVVHTWMVPLMPSASADDPAEEKARALSATLAPWRHKYPEIPVREQLFHGRAGHHLLMASTKASLMVIGRRTTPGGHLGVTTHSVVHHVLCPLAVVPHA
- a CDS encoding alcohol dehydrogenase catalytic domain-containing protein; protein product: MKAFVFEGPGQTSWRDVPDPGIKDAADAVIRVDAVTICGTDLHIIKGDVPEVTSGRILGHEAVGEVMEVGSDVRSVRPGDRVLVSCIASCGRCRFCRENRYGQCRGGGGWVLGHLIDGTQAEYVRVPFADLSVHLLPSAVDSYDAVLLADIFPTAYEVGVLNGHVCPGDTVVVVGVGPIGLATIATAELYTPGRVIAVDLADSRLAAARAMGADATVNAAEGPEKLVEDLTEGLGADVVVEAVGVPEAFEMCTRMVRPGGHVANVGVHGKPAALHLEDLWIKDVTITTGLVDTYSTPLLLRMMAADRLPAIALVTHRFELEQMEEAYDVFSRAADTGALKVVLGEAQHTTVVRA
- a CDS encoding nitroreductase, whose product is MSAPSLDATSVAALVEDAASAPSMHNAQPWRFRFLRENGSLQVRADPERTMPKADPDNRALHLGCGAALFNLRVAARHAGWEPLTTLLPDPADPWLLAEVALGRPASPDDELAVLHPAIRRRHTSRFPFTDEEIPTEILDELRGAATLEGVRLYVPDEWHVQAVLDLIHDAEGREVLDPGRGEETARWTGTGAEDDATRVEGIPAYAFGPRQRDVTAPVRDFAGRRPIPGRDSATFEKRPRIALLGTASDRPADWLLAGQAMERVLLQATLDGLVTSMTSHALEWPELRWAVRDPESAMSHVQMVIRLGYGPTGPATPRRPRGDPAATGERHTRHRVTGLHRSVPPPQDGSCLTEVLVPNRVLVSRN
- a CDS encoding GAF domain-containing protein produces the protein MGGEDRGDGGRVPRLRFDELLEELHARIDEVRGARDRLNGLLEAVLSVGQGLDLPQVLREIVEAAVVLVDAGYGALGVIEGGKKLSQFLPVGISDELRAQIGDLPSGHGLLGELIRHPEPLRLGELSEHPASSGFPAHHPPMHSFLGVPIRVRDEVFGNLYLTEKRGGAEFDAEDEAVLSTLAVAAGIAIENARLFEEVRLRERWLAASAEFTSALLSGSSEIQVLEVMTERARQITSAELGAVYLLGRGGELRGALALGEGADAHRGVVLPGEGTLAAAALVEGGLITAVDVAADERVTVERGCWDGFGPVVAVPVGTKDKVRGVLMLGRRAGRPAFTEAETAPLSGFAGQTALALELADRRRDAEQMSLLADRDRIARDLHDLAIQRLFATGMTLQSVQRLVEHPEASERLVRAIDDLDSTIKIIRSTIFGLREHETPNALPGLRIRAVRTLEKSAEVLGFAPALRWEGLIDTDVPRPVADDVVAVLGEALTNVARHAQASKAEVSLVAQAGTLAVTVVDDGVGIAEDGRRSGLRNLAERAANLGGELRVAGAADGGTRLEWRVPLGRRP